From Mus musculus strain C57BL/6J chromosome 17, GRCm38.p6 C57BL/6J, the proteins below share one genomic window:
- the Trim39 gene encoding E3 ubiquitin-protein ligase TRIM39 isoform 2 (isoform 2 is encoded by transcript variant 3): MAETSLLEAGTSAASTAAALENLQVEASCSVCLEYLKEPVIIECGHNFCKACITRWWEDLERDFPCPVCRKTSRYRSLRPNRQLGSMVEIAKQLQTVKRKIRDESLCSQHHEPLSLFCYEDQEAVCLICAISHTHRPHTVVPMDDATQEYKEKLQKCLEPLEQKLQEITCCKASEEKKPGELKRLVESRRQQILKEFEELHRRLDEEQQTLLSRLEEEEQDILQRLRENAAHLGDRRRDLAHLAAEVEGKCLQSGFEMLKKLCA, encoded by the exons ATGGCAGAGACAAGTCTGTTAGAGGCTGGAACCTCTGCAGCCTCCACAGCCGCTGCTCTGGAGAACCTGCAGGTGGAAGCAAGCTGTTCTGTATGCCTAGAGTATCTGAAGGAGCCAGTTATTATTGAATGTGGGCACAACTTCTGCAAAGCGTGCATTACCCGCTGGTGGGAAGACCTAGAGCGGGACTTCCCTTGCCCTGTCTGTCGGAAGACATCCCGATACCGGAGTCTCCGGCCTAACCGACAGCTAGGCAGTATGGTGGAAATCGCCAAGCAGCTCCAGACGGTCAAGCGGAAGATCAGAGATGAAAGCCTCTGCTCCCAGCACCACGAACCTCTTAGCCTTTTCTGCTATGAAGACCAGGAGGCTGTCTGTCTGATATGTGCAATTTCTCATACCCACCGGCCCCACACCGTCGTGCCGATGGATGATGCTACACAGGAATACAAG GAGAAACTTCAGAAGTGCCTGGAGCCCCTGGAACAGAAGCTGCAGGAGATCACCTGCTGCAAAGCCTCCGAAGAGAAGAAGCCGGGGGAGCTCAAG AGACTGGTGGAGAGCCGCCGGCAGCAGATCTTAAAGGAGTTTGAGGAGCTGCACAGGCGACTGGACGAAGAGCAGCAGACACTGCTTTCACGACtggaggaagaagaacaggaCATTCTACAGCGACTTCGAGAAAATGCTGCTCACCTTGGGGACAGGCGCCGGGACCTTGCCCACTTAGCTGCTGAGGTGGAGGGCAAGTGCTTACAGTCAGGCTTCGAGATGCTTAAG AAATTATGTGCttga